The Brevundimonas sp. SORGH_AS_0993 genome segment CGATCAGGCGGGCTTGGCCGTTCACCTCACCACCAGATCGTATAGACGACGATCAGGAAGGCGATGACGCCGACCGCCGCCAGGTTGAAGCCCAGAGAGGTCTTGTAGCTGATCTTGTCCAGCTTGATCTTCATGGCGTCGGGCTTGGCCGGGACCAGCAGGGACACGATCACCGCCGCGATCAGAGAGACGACGAAGACCACGCCGACCCGGTTCATGAAGGGGAAGATGAACTGGCCCGTCTCCTGCAGCCACCAGAAGATCGCCGACAGCACGACCGAACCGATGGCGGCGGTCAGGGCGCCCGCTTCCGACGCGCGCTTCCAGAACAGGCCCAGCATGAAGATGACCACGATGCCGGGGGTGAAGAAGCCAGTGAACTCCTGGATGAACTGGAACGCCTGATCGAAGCCGCCCAGCAGAGGACGGGCGGTCAGGATGCCGATGATCACGGCGGCGACGGCGGCGATGCGGCCGACCGTGACCAACTGATGCTCTGGCGTGTCCTTTCGGATCTTGGCGTAGAGGTCCAGGGTGAAGATGGTCGAGATCGAATTCACCTTGGACGCCAGCGAGGCGATGATGGCCGCGATCAGGGCGGCGAAGACCAGGCCCTTCAGACCGACCGGCAGCAGGTTCATCATGGTCGGATAGGCTTGATCCGGCGCCGACAGATTGGGGGCCAGGATCAGGGCGGCCATTCCCGGCAGCACCACGATCACCGGCATCAGCAGCTTCAGATAGGCGGCGAAGGCGATGCCCTTCTGCGCTTCCGGCAGCGACTTGGCGGCCAGGGCGCGCTGGATGATGTACTGGTTGAACCCCCAGTAGCTGATGTTCATGACCCACAGGCCGCCCAGCAGCACGGCGATGCCCGGAAGTTCCTGATAATGCGGATTGTCCTTGGACAGGATCATGTCGAACTTGTCCGGGAACTCGGTCAGCAGGGTATGGAAGCCCGCGACCGCCCCGCCCGCGCCGCCGATGGTCGACAGGGCGATGAAACCGATGATCAAACCACCGCAGACCAGCAGGGCCACCTGGACGATGTCGGTCAGGGCCACGGCCTTCAGCCCGCCCCACAGCTGATAGGCCAGGGCGAAGACGCCGATGGCGATAATGGCGTAATCCTGGTTGAAGCCGGTCACGGTGTGGACGGCGATGGCGCCCAGCCACAGGATCGAGGTCACATTGACGAAGACGTAGAGCAGCAGCCAGAAGACAGCCATCACGTTCCTGATCGTCGGGCCGTACCGCTGCTGCAGGAACTGCGGCATGGTCACGATCTCGTTGCGCAGGAAGATCGGCAGGAAGAACTTGCCCACGATCAGCAGGGTCAGGGCCGCCATCCATTCGTAGGAGGCGATGCCCAGGCCGATCACATAGCCCGAGCCGCTCATGCCGATGATCTGTTCGGCCGAGATGTTGGCGGCGATCAGGGACGCGCCGATGGCCCACCAAGGCAGGCTCCTGGACGCCATGAAATAGTCGGTGGAGGTCTTCTGCTCGCCGGTCTTGCTGCGCGACACCCATTGCGCCAGACCGAAGATGAAGACGGCGTAGATGGCCAGGATCGCCAGATCGATGCCTGCGAGCGACATGGTTTTCTTCCCCTTGGAGCCTGCACTCTGGAACCTGGTTCCACCGCATTGGCGGAATCGCCTAGCGATTCCTCCTCGACGGATCAGGCTCTAGGCGACCCGGACGTCCAGCCGCGGCGCACCCTAGGTCAGCGACGCCGTTGTCGCAATGCGGTTTTTATATGTGCGGGAGGCTTTCATCCGCGATAATGTCCCTGACCGGCGGCGCTAGCGGCGACCGTTTCGAAACAGGGTTTTCATGGCCGACACGGATCTCGCCGACGACCGCAAATATCGCGCGCCCGCCCTGGAAAAGGGGCTGGACGTTCTGGAGCTTCTGTCCGCCCAGGGCGAGGCGATGACCCCGTCACAGATGTCGGCGACCCTGGGGCGGTCGGTCAGCGAACTGTTCCGCATGATCCAGGTGCTTGAGTTTCGGGGCTATATCGAACAGTCGTCGGATGGCTATCGGCTGACCAACCGGCTTTTCACCCTGGGCATGAGCCAGGCGCCGATCAAGTCGCTGGTGGAGGCGGCCCTGCCGGTGATGCGGGACCTGGCGTCCAGCACGATGCAGTCCTGTCACCTCGTCGTGCCCTCCGCTGATCAGATCGTGGTCATCGCCCGGATCGAAAGTCCGGGCGACCTCGGCTATTCGGTGCGGATCGGCTACCGGCGCAGCATATTGCACGCCACCTCGGGATTGATGTTCTACGCCCGCGCCAATGCGCGGACCCGCGCGCATCTGCATGAGGTTCTGGTCGGTCTGTCCGACCGAAAGACGGTCGACGCCTTCGCCGAGCGGTCCCACGCGATGACCCAGGGCGACCACGTCGAACGCGCCAGCGATTTCGTCAGCGGGGTCACGGACCTGGTCGCGCCGATCATGGGGGCGGACGACATCATCGCCACCCTGATCACCCCCTTCATCGAACAGGCCGCCGCATCCTGCACGAAGGACGAGGCGGCGGCCCGGCTGGTGCGCGCTTCGGCCGTAATCTCCGAGCAAATGGGCGCAGTGTCTCAGGTCTGAGGCCGAGTCGTTCAACATTTTTGTTGACGGCAACGATTTTCATTTGTGAAAAGTTTCTGATCGTGGGCGGCCGATCCGCCGTCTAGGGAAGCGCGTTCCGAATGGCCGCCATCTACACCGACCTCAAGGACCGCATCATCATCGTCACCGGCGGGGCTGGCGGCATCGGCGAGGCCATCGTGCGCGCCTTTCACGCCCAGGGCGCACGGGTTGGATTCCTGGATATCGACGCCGAGCGCGGCGCGCGGCTTCAGAATGAGTTAGGGAAGGGGGCCTTGTTCGTCGTCTGCGACCTGACCGACATTTCGGCCCTGAAGAGCGCGATCCAGGCGGTGCGCGAAGCGTTCGGCCCCATAGACATTCTGGTCAACAACGCCGCCCACGACGAGCGGCACGCCACGCTGGACGTGACCGAGGCCTATTGGGACGGCCGCATGGCCGTGAACCTGAAGCATCAGTTCTTCGCCGCCCAGACGGTGCTGCCGGATATGCAGGCGGCGGGCAAGGGCGCCATCGTCAATCTGGGTTCGACGTCCTGGATCATCGGCCAGGGCGGGATGCCGGCCTATACGGCCTGCAAGTCTGCGGTAATCGGCCTGACCCGGTCGCTGGCGCGCGATTTCGGTCCGTTCGGGGTGCGGGTGAACGCCGTTGCGCCCGGCTGGATCATGACCGAGCGCCAACTGGAGTTGTGGGTCACGCCCGAGACGGAAAAAGACATCTACGCCAATCAGTGCCTGAAACGCCGTCTCGTGCCCGAAGACATCGCCCGCGTCGTGGTCTTCATGTGTTCGGACGAGGCCGGGGCCATCACCAATCAACACTATGTCGTCGACGGCGGCTGGACCTGAATGACCGAGACCACAAAGCCCCAGAAGCCTTTGCGCAGCCGCGCCTGGTTCGACAACCCGGACAACCCGGACATGACGGCGCTCTATCTGGAGCGCTATCTGAACTATGGCCTGACACGCAGGGAGCTGCAGTCCGACAAGCCGATCATCGGCATCGCCCAGACCGGCTCTGACCTGTCGCCGTGCAACCGGCATCATCTGGTTCTGGCGGATCGGGTGCGGGACGGCATCCGTGAGGCGGGCGGCATTCCGATGGAGTTCCCCGTTCATCCGATCCAGGAAACGGGCAAGCGGCCGACGGCGGGGCTGGACCGCAATCTGGCCTATCTGGGTCTGGTCGAGAGCCTTTACGGCTATCCGCTGGACGGCGTCGTCCTGACCATCGGCTGCGACAAGACCACGCCCGCCTGCCTGATGGCCGCCGCCACCGTGGACATTCCCGCCATCGCCCTGTCGGTCGGCCCCATGCTGAACGGCTGGCATAAGGGAGAGCGCACGGGTTCGGGCGCGATCATCTGGAAGGCGCGCCAGATGATGGCCGCCGGAGAGATCGACTACGACGGCTTCGTCGAACTGGTGGCCTCTTCGGCGCCCTCGGTCGGCTATTGCAACACCATGGGCACCGCGACGACCATGAACTCCTTGGCCGAGGCGCTGGGCATGTCCTTGCCCGGCTCGGCGGCCATTCCCGCCCCGTATCGCGAGCGCGCCCAGGTGGCCTATGAGACGGGCCTGCGGATCGTTGATATGGTGCGCGAGGATCTGAAGCCGTCG includes the following:
- a CDS encoding sodium/sugar symporter, whose product is MSLAGIDLAILAIYAVFIFGLAQWVSRSKTGEQKTSTDYFMASRSLPWWAIGASLIAANISAEQIIGMSGSGYVIGLGIASYEWMAALTLLIVGKFFLPIFLRNEIVTMPQFLQQRYGPTIRNVMAVFWLLLYVFVNVTSILWLGAIAVHTVTGFNQDYAIIAIGVFALAYQLWGGLKAVALTDIVQVALLVCGGLIIGFIALSTIGGAGGAVAGFHTLLTEFPDKFDMILSKDNPHYQELPGIAVLLGGLWVMNISYWGFNQYIIQRALAAKSLPEAQKGIAFAAYLKLLMPVIVVLPGMAALILAPNLSAPDQAYPTMMNLLPVGLKGLVFAALIAAIIASLASKVNSISTIFTLDLYAKIRKDTPEHQLVTVGRIAAVAAVIIGILTARPLLGGFDQAFQFIQEFTGFFTPGIVVIFMLGLFWKRASEAGALTAAIGSVVLSAIFWWLQETGQFIFPFMNRVGVVFVVSLIAAVIVSLLVPAKPDAMKIKLDKISYKTSLGFNLAAVGVIAFLIVVYTIWW
- a CDS encoding IclR family transcriptional regulator gives rise to the protein MADTDLADDRKYRAPALEKGLDVLELLSAQGEAMTPSQMSATLGRSVSELFRMIQVLEFRGYIEQSSDGYRLTNRLFTLGMSQAPIKSLVEAALPVMRDLASSTMQSCHLVVPSADQIVVIARIESPGDLGYSVRIGYRRSILHATSGLMFYARANARTRAHLHEVLVGLSDRKTVDAFAERSHAMTQGDHVERASDFVSGVTDLVAPIMGADDIIATLITPFIEQAAASCTKDEAAARLVRASAVISEQMGAVSQV
- a CDS encoding SDR family NAD(P)-dependent oxidoreductase, producing MAAIYTDLKDRIIIVTGGAGGIGEAIVRAFHAQGARVGFLDIDAERGARLQNELGKGALFVVCDLTDISALKSAIQAVREAFGPIDILVNNAAHDERHATLDVTEAYWDGRMAVNLKHQFFAAQTVLPDMQAAGKGAIVNLGSTSWIIGQGGMPAYTACKSAVIGLTRSLARDFGPFGVRVNAVAPGWIMTERQLELWVTPETEKDIYANQCLKRRLVPEDIARVVVFMCSDEAGAITNQHYVVDGGWT